CTACAAAAGGACCAGTTTCAAGAGTTGCTTTTGGGATTCGAGCTATGTGGGCAGCCATTTTTGGTGGCTCTAAGTACTCCAGATGGATGCGCAACAATTGAAGAAGCTTTGCCAGAGGAGTTTGTAGAGAGAGTTAAAGGGAGAGGGTGGGTGTATGGGGGTTGGGTGCCACAAACATTGATATTGGAGCACCCATCTGTAGGTTGTTCTGTGACCCATTGTGGTTATGGGTCCATGTGGGAGTCTCTTCTTACTGATTGCCAAATAGTATGTGTTCCATACCTTAATGATCAAATTTTGAATGCCAGATTAATGGTAGAAGAACTCAAGGTTGCAGTGGAGGTGGAGAGAGAAGATAATGGTTGGATTTCAAAGCAGAGTTTGAGTGAGGCCATTATCTCTGTGTTGGACAATAACAGTGAAGTAGCTGGGATAGTGAAACATAATCATGCCAAATTGAAGAAGGTAATTACTAGCGAAGGCATGCAAGAGAGATATTTGGACACTTTCATTCAGAGCCTACAAGGTCTTTTGGATTGACTTGAGTGACTGTATGAACTCAACTACATCTTAATCACTTTCACTTGCCCGAAGAAGAGCAGTAGATGTTAGTTGTTGGTTGCTGCTAGAGTCCAGTGCGCACACGGCAAGTCCTACATCAGATGTGGATTATTAAGAGCtatcttttattgattttttctattgctattattttttatttaatgtattGATGTTATTGGTTTGAGTGCTCGTAGAGTCGTTGATAATTGATTAATGTGGGGTAACATTTGATGATCCTTATCAATTATCCATATTTTTTGCTTATCCTTATCAGATGCTGAGTTGTTTAGGAAAGTTGGGATAGGTAgagattgattgattgattttttttttttttttttttttttttttgagaaagaaacgtCATTCATTCAATCATTATAATACCAAATCCTGATACAAGGCTTCCAAAGCTGGTGGGGGAGAGTCCTCCAACCAATACAAAtcatattctaaatttctaGCATGTTGAATAAGAACATGTGCTACCTTATTACCTCCCCTCCTAATCTTACTAGTTGTAGCCCACTGCAAACCAGAAATCAAATGGCGAATATCATCCACCACATTGCCTAGAAACGAGTAGTTAGCCACATCTGAAGAAATTGCTTTCATAACATTGGTATTGTCTCCCTCTATCATTAGTCTAGTGAAACCAGCATCCACAGTGAATTCAATGGATCTTCTACACACAAGGAGTTTAGCTTCTTCACTTGTATCCACCTTTGGCTCAATAGCAGACATACCAGCCATAACCTCGCCCTTCTCATTTCTGATTGTTGCACCTATACCGGATTTCTCCATCCCTAAAAATATCACTGCATCAAAGTTTAACTTGTATTCCATAGGAGGAGGTGGCTGCCAGACTTCACCACTTGGTTGCTCCATCAGACTAACATTCacactctgtttgtttcgagataaaatatttgcaaatgtaaaatattttacatgtaaaatattttcattttactgtgTTTGATTGTCAACATGAAAATTCAgtgaaaatcatttttcaattgTATGCTTcactgtaaatttttttttttcatatacttctcaaaactcaattggTGCACAGAccttcaacaaaataataatatttggtGCACAAACCTATGCAGTGTGCACAAaccttcaaccaaaaaaaaaaaaaacaggtgCACAAACCTGTGCAATGTGTACAGACCTTCCACAAAGAGAAATTGGTGCACagaccccacccccccccccccccccaaaaaaaaaaactccacatCAGAAGGAAAAACACCACCAACCAACAAACCACCATTGACCACTCAAATGACAACCACCATCAACCAAAAAtccagataaaaaaaaaaaaaaaaaaaaccaccatcAACCAAGAAAAACCTTCACAAACTCAGATCGAAAacccaagaaagaaagaacataaTCTGAAAATCTAAGCCCAGCGGAGGCAAGATCAGGTAGTCACCAAAAACTTAAGATCGTCGTCAGATCCAAGGCGGtgcaagagagaagagaagaaggaTTTGTGCAAACATGATGAGGTTGGTAGTGCCGATGATGGCGGTTGGGGTTGGTCAGTGGGTGGGCAACGGTATGAGATGGGTGGAGATGAGAGGGTTGTGGccttgtgacttgtgagtgaGAGAGCTGAGAGATGGAGAGAGGAAGAACTGAGAAAGTTAAGAGAGCAGAAGTTGATAAAGTGTCAGGTgtgagagaggagaagaaattttaaaatgttttactgactttttaagtgtaaaatattttaccgtTTTTGCctttgatttttcctttgactgaaaatattttacatttgactaattattttactgcaaaacaaacatggtaaaatatgaaaatattttcctgaaaatattttacatcaaaacaaacagagcgtcaGATGCACTTAGGTTTGTTTAAACTCCTCCAAAAACTCCTTTGCCCTCTTGTTAAGGCTAGTTGAGTTCTTCAGCTGCCCTCCATACAGAACATAGTTGCATTGATTCCATATCAGCCAACATTGCACCCAAAACAACTCCATTTCTTCAATTGAAAGCCTGTCCACCAAATGCTTCATCAGCTGCATGACATCTCTGAAGCCTGAGACTCCCTTCTACAATTTCGGAATGCTCCCTGCCCACACAACTTGCACCGCAGCACAGCCCCATAAAACATGGAATGCTAGTTCCGCCCCACTGGTACAAATTTGGCATTTGTCTTCATTAATAATTCTTCTCTTTACTAGATTGCACTTTCTAGGTAAAATGTCATTGCATGCCCTCCACccgaaaattttaattttttttggtatataaaGCTTCCACAAAACCGGCCAGATGAGTTTCCCAACACAGCCCCCTGAAGATTCAGCCTGATTCCCTTTGCCTCACATTTTTCTTGCTACCTTATATGCAGACTTGACAGAAACTTCCCATTTTTGTTGTGCAGCCAAATGATTGAGTCTGAAATAGCCCTTTTGCTAAGAGGAATCTTGGTAAATGCATCAACATCTTCTTTATGGAACAATGTCATGATCATATCACCTCTCCAAACATGCAACTCCAGATCAATTGAGTCTGAAATAGCCATCTCATCAACCAGCTCATGAATTGGATGAAGAACCTCGTTTTGGGATAATTGGGGATCTATTTATCCCCCAACACACTTATTGAAGACCCAGTACCAACCCTCCAACAATAAACCGATCTAAGAATAGGAAGTATAGCCATCAAACTTCTCCACATAAGAACATCCAGGAGATTCTTTAACCTCCAGAAAAGAGGACCTAGGAAAATACCTTGCTTTAAAACACTTGGATAACATTGAATCATTGTCTTGGATCATTCTCCAATCTTGTTTAGCCAACATTGCTAAATTAAAATCTCTCAAATCCCGAAATCCCATACCACCCTTCATTTTTGAAGTTGAAAGCTTATCCCATTtcttccaatgaattttcctttcaTTGCCTacttgaccccaccaaaatttggcACATAAATTATCCAGTTCATCACATAATTTCATAGGATGTTGGAAAACACTCATGGTATATGTCGGTATGGATTGAGCAACTACCTTGATGAGAATTCCTTTCCCAACTCTAGATAATAGCATTCCTTTCCATCCTTGCAACTTCTTCCATATTCTATCTTTCAAATAAGAAAAGGTGTGGTACTTAACCCTTCCAATCAAGGTTGGCAGCCTAGGTAAGATTCAAATTTCATCACTTCCTTGACACCCAAAATGTGCAACATCTGTTGCCTTTGAGCTCTTGTTGAGTTAGTGCTAAAATAAACAGAAGACTTCTCCAAATTTATACTTTGACATGAAGCCTTTGCATATGTTAGGAGAGTCTCCATAATGGCCTCCCCTTCATTTTGTATAGCCTGACAAAACAACAAAGAATCATCAGCAAACAATAAGTTAGTAACTCTGGGTGCTCCTCTACAAATAGAAACTCCTTTTATCATCCCTTCCAGTTATGCTTTTGCCAACAAAGTCATAAAGCCTTCTGCACATAACAAGAAAAGATACGATGACAGTGGATCTCCCTAGCGTATTCCCCGTGAAGGATGTACCATACCATAGGGTTTGCCATTCATCAAAATAGAGAAGGATGGAGTGGTAACACAACTTATCACCCTCTCTATCCATACTGCTGaaaaaccccattttctccataATCCTTTGAAGGAACTGCCATTCCACACAGTCATAGGCCTTGCTAATATCTAACTTCAATGCCAAGGTCCCTTCTTCCTAGCATGCATTGTATGTAGTGTCTCATAGGGCGCCAAGACATTGTTTGTAATCAATCTTCCCAATACAAAAGCACTTTGTGTGGGCGAGATAATATGTGGAAGTACCTGTTTCAATCTATTGGCCAAAACTTTGGAAATAATCTTGAATGTGCTTTGCGCATGtaataatactattttttatttatttgtttttttttagtttagtgttataatgtttaaaagtgatatataaataaccgtgtgttttttttttttaaatgaggtAAGGTAACatggaataatgtttaaaaatgagagagaatcATAAGAAGTTGAAACCCAATGGAacatttgattttattgattgggataaaaattgtgataagtaaaaaattttgagatttgaaaaaaagaaaaaagaaaaagatgatatACATTAGTGTGGATGGATGGGAATTTGTGATAACTGTATAGAATttggataaaaaaatttttagaatgttttaaagaattaaaaaaaaaatgtagaaatttcaaaataagaatgAGTAGTTTTTACATggggtaggtttttttttttttttttttttttttttttgagaatgagataattgaagtatttgaattcaaatagataacaaataaaGATAGGAATCAAATATTTGAATACAAATGGATAGTGAGAAtaacggttttttttttcttttgtacatGAGATAGTATTActgttttaacattttttacttttttgtaggagaaaaaattaaactaaagggtatgttatttcaaaatttgtataAGGATATTTTGGTACACTAAAAATTAAAGACGAAACAGGGGAATTATCTTATGAATagtatagataaaaaaattagaacccaCAACAGAGTAAATAGTGTTTGAGACTAATTTTACTACTAGGCATACTTAATATGATATTAACTCCATAAATATAAGTACTTGTGAGATAAAAGGCCATGTCATTGTAGATGTCAATCTCTTTACTTGTAAATAATTAGTCATGTCACTGTGCTTGCCAACATGACCAGGGACGGAGCTAAGCTTGGACTTTGGAagggcaatggcccccctaattttttatttatttaaaatattagtatatatatgggtattaattctagcaattttgttttatcattgattcttttaagcgTAATACTATAGTCACAAacttttctacaatatttttactaaGTATTGAGAtaacaaattcttattagtttgtATCTAGGCTCACCACTTATATCATTATTTTACTTACCAATACCACTCACCAcatcattaatttataaaacaaatttgtatccttaacatttttctctttttaaaggccattaaaaaa
The sequence above is drawn from the Quercus robur chromosome 7, dhQueRobu3.1, whole genome shotgun sequence genome and encodes:
- the LOC126691400 gene encoding uncharacterized protein LOC126691400, producing MEQPSGEVWQPPPPMEYKLNFDAVIFLGMEKSGIGATIRNEKGEVMAGMSAIEPKVDTSEEAKLLVCRRSIEFTVDAGFTRLMIEGDNTNVMKAISSDVANYSFLGNVVDDIRHLISGLQWATTSKIRRGGNKVAHVLIQHARNLEYDLYWLEDSPPPALEALYQDLVL